The Tenacibaculum sp. MAR_2010_89 genome has a window encoding:
- a CDS encoding DUF5522 domain-containing protein yields the protein MYRQRVELEKEDYYLNEQGYKVFTKIYHLKRGYCCKSGCKHCPYGYDKKTDSFK from the coding sequence ATGTATAGACAACGAGTAGAGTTAGAAAAAGAAGATTATTATCTAAATGAACAGGGATATAAGGTTTTTACAAAAATATATCATTTAAAAAGAGGATATTGTTGTAAAAGTGGATGCAAACATTGTCCGTATGGATATGATAAAAAAACAGATAGTTTTAAATAA
- a CDS encoding sensor histidine kinase, with amino-acid sequence MKKSRLTLFFSILYAFISILHLIKVYYFKSIGYRYTQKKWSILIIDSILDYFLVILFFIVVNKTTKKLLNKKKSWKQIALLHIMLSFVMSFIIVLCIYLFHISNGNIKLNDLMLKEVFRYIIATIDVNVLIYFFIISVIYSYHYLKKNQKIEKEKSILERQLMKTRLNLIRSNLQPHFLFNTLNSVSSLIDISPKKAQDTIADLSDLFRELLDTKEKLTTCIELELSTLKKYISILEVRFADNFSFKTIIHDTSILNAKIPYLLLQPIIENSVKHGYSYDHDDLNIILIIQKINDCILITIENDGKSLPDDFCQIKMNIGLESTIERLKSTFNENYSFKMNNNKDKGVITSISFPYIAIKTVDRSN; translated from the coding sequence ATGAAAAAAAGTAGGCTAACATTATTTTTCTCAATACTCTATGCTTTTATTTCTATTCTTCATTTAATTAAAGTTTATTACTTTAAATCTATTGGTTACAGGTATACTCAAAAAAAATGGTCTATATTAATAATTGACTCTATTTTAGACTATTTTTTGGTTATACTTTTTTTCATTGTTGTGAATAAAACAACAAAAAAGTTACTTAACAAAAAGAAGTCATGGAAGCAAATTGCATTACTGCATATTATGCTCTCTTTTGTAATGAGTTTTATTATTGTTTTATGTATTTATTTATTTCATATTTCTAATGGAAATATCAAGCTAAATGACCTTATGTTAAAAGAGGTATTTAGATATATAATAGCCACAATAGATGTTAACGTATTAATTTATTTCTTCATCATCTCAGTTATTTACTCTTATCATTACTTAAAAAAAAATCAGAAAATAGAAAAAGAAAAATCTATTCTTGAAAGGCAACTAATGAAAACAAGGTTAAACCTAATACGATCAAACTTACAACCTCATTTTTTATTTAACACTTTAAATAGTGTTTCTTCATTGATAGATATATCTCCTAAAAAAGCGCAAGATACTATTGCTGATTTAAGCGATCTTTTTAGAGAACTGTTAGATACTAAAGAAAAGCTAACAACATGCATAGAACTTGAATTATCTACTCTAAAAAAATATATTAGTATTCTTGAAGTACGATTTGCCGATAACTTTTCTTTTAAAACCATCATACACGATACATCTATTTTAAATGCTAAAATACCTTACCTTTTACTACAACCAATTATTGAAAATTCAGTAAAACATGGTTATTCTTACGATCATGACGATTTAAATATTATTTTAATAATTCAAAAAATAAACGACTGTATTCTTATCACTATTGAAAATGATGGAAAATCACTTCCTGATGATTTTTGTCAAATTAAAATGAATATTGGTTTGGAAAGTACTATTGAAAGATTAAAAAGTACTTTTAATGAAAACTATTCTTTTAAAATGAATAATAATAAAGATAAGGGCGTAATAACAAGTATCAGTTTTCCGTATATTGCCATAAAAACAGTTGATAGATCAAATTAA
- the murC gene encoding UDP-N-acetylmuramate--L-alanine ligase, with the protein MRVHFIAIGGSAMHNLAIALSKKGYQVTGSDDTIHDPSKSRLAKYGLLPEEFGWFTEKITETLDIVILGMHAKKDNPELLKAQKLGVKIYSYPEFLYEQSKHKTRVVIGGSHGKTTITSMILHVLNYHEKEVDYMVGAQLDGFETMVHLTEENEFIVLEGDEYLSSPIDMRPKFHLYKPNIALLSGIAWDHINVFPTFENYVEQFSIFTNSLTNGGIMVYNEEDTTVKDVVEASEHAIKKYSYNTPNHSIENGITFIDTPDGLMPLEIFGEHNLQNLAGAKWICQHMGIDEDDFYEAIASFKGANKRLEKVTESDSTVIFKDFAHSPSKVQATTTAVKNQYANRTLLACLELHTYSSLNAEFLAEYKGALSNADKAVVFYSPDAVKIKQLEEVSEDKIAKAFERDDLLIYTNPQEFKEFLFAENLKDTALLLMSSGNYGGLDFEEVRQLI; encoded by the coding sequence ATGAGAGTACATTTTATAGCTATTGGAGGAAGTGCAATGCATAATTTAGCAATTGCTTTAAGCAAAAAAGGATATCAAGTAACAGGAAGTGATGATACAATTCATGATCCTTCTAAATCTAGATTAGCCAAATATGGGTTATTACCAGAAGAGTTTGGATGGTTTACTGAGAAAATAACTGAAACATTAGATATTGTTATTTTAGGAATGCATGCTAAAAAAGATAACCCTGAATTATTAAAAGCCCAAAAGCTTGGGGTGAAGATATATTCATATCCTGAATTTTTATATGAACAATCTAAACATAAAACACGTGTAGTTATTGGAGGTTCACATGGAAAAACTACTATAACTTCAATGATTTTGCATGTTTTAAATTATCATGAAAAAGAAGTAGATTATATGGTAGGTGCTCAATTAGATGGCTTTGAAACAATGGTACATTTAACAGAGGAAAATGAATTTATTGTTTTAGAAGGAGATGAATATTTAAGTTCTCCAATTGATATGCGTCCTAAATTTCATTTATATAAACCAAACATAGCCTTATTAAGTGGTATTGCATGGGACCATATTAATGTATTTCCAACATTTGAAAACTATGTAGAACAATTTTCGATTTTTACAAACTCTCTAACAAATGGAGGGATTATGGTATATAATGAAGAAGATACTACTGTAAAAGATGTTGTTGAAGCATCTGAACATGCTATAAAAAAATACTCATATAACACTCCAAATCATAGTATTGAAAACGGAATTACATTTATTGATACTCCTGATGGTTTAATGCCTTTAGAAATATTTGGAGAACATAATTTACAAAATTTAGCTGGAGCTAAATGGATATGTCAGCACATGGGAATTGATGAAGATGATTTTTATGAGGCTATAGCCAGTTTTAAAGGGGCAAATAAAAGATTAGAGAAAGTGACTGAAAGTGATAGTACAGTTATATTTAAAGATTTTGCCCATAGTCCAAGTAAAGTTCAAGCTACTACCACAGCTGTTAAAAACCAATATGCTAATAGAACTTTATTAGCTTGTTTAGAATTGCATACCTATAGTAGTTTAAATGCTGAGTTTTTAGCAGAGTATAAAGGAGCTTTATCTAATGCAGATAAAGCAGTAGTTTTTTATTCTCCAGATGCTGTTAAAATTAAGCAATTAGAAGAGGTTTCTGAAGATAAAATAGCTAAAGCTTTTGAACGAGATGATTTACTAATTTATACAAACCCACAAGAATTTAAAGAATTTTTATTTGCCGAAAACTTAAAAGATACAGCGCTTTTATTAATGAGTTCGGGGAATTATGGAGGGTTGGATTTTGAAGAGGTTAGGCAATTAATCTAA
- a CDS encoding nucleotidyltransferase family protein → MMTYKETLFFVGKCLTITYEEENRKIVEQKIIDKTVDWDSIVKLSTAHYVFPALYCNLKRADFLQYLPNDLVEYMEYITNLNRERNQQIIEQAKEINELLLTNNITPIFLKGTGNLLEGLYEDISERMVGDIDFIISPKEYEKTISILHQNNYSPVVELKYDFPSFKHYPRIQHPNKIAGVEIHKQMVIKDYSNEFNYNYIKNKIQQIGNVNVLSYSDQLCLSIIAKQINDDGLFFNDIALRNAYDVFLLSKKTIAKNSFNKFKKLKSPLNTFLALCYVSFGNINSLDFHTNKHTQYCINLFLKILNDNNYRQKHYAKQKKSRYFKSRFKIFYQSIYDNKIRFWLFKRLTDKEFKKQLKNLD, encoded by the coding sequence ATGATGACTTATAAAGAAACACTTTTTTTTGTTGGTAAATGTTTAACTATAACCTATGAAGAAGAAAATCGAAAAATAGTTGAACAAAAAATAATTGACAAGACTGTTGATTGGGATAGTATAGTTAAATTAAGCACGGCTCATTACGTTTTTCCTGCCCTATATTGTAATTTAAAACGTGCTGATTTTTTACAATACCTTCCTAATGACTTGGTTGAATACATGGAATACATAACCAATCTTAACCGTGAAAGAAATCAACAAATTATTGAACAAGCAAAAGAAATCAACGAATTACTTTTAACTAATAATATTACTCCGATTTTTTTAAAAGGTACCGGTAACTTATTAGAAGGACTCTATGAAGACATTTCAGAAAGAATGGTTGGAGATATTGATTTTATAATTTCTCCAAAAGAATATGAAAAAACCATAAGTATTCTACATCAAAACAATTACTCTCCCGTGGTAGAATTGAAATATGATTTCCCTTCATTTAAACATTACCCAAGAATACAACATCCAAATAAAATTGCTGGAGTAGAAATACATAAACAAATGGTTATTAAGGATTATTCAAATGAATTTAATTACAATTACATTAAAAATAAAATACAACAAATTGGTAATGTGAATGTATTAAGTTACTCTGATCAACTTTGTTTATCTATAATTGCTAAACAAATAAATGATGATGGTTTATTCTTTAATGATATAGCCTTAAGAAACGCTTATGATGTTTTCTTGTTATCTAAAAAAACAATAGCAAAAAACTCTTTTAATAAATTTAAAAAACTCAAAAGTCCTTTAAATACTTTTTTAGCTCTTTGCTATGTATCATTTGGGAATATCAACTCTTTAGATTTTCATACTAATAAACATACACAATATTGTATAAATTTATTCTTGAAAATATTAAACGACAATAACTACAGACAAAAACACTATGCCAAGCAAAAAAAATCTAGATACTTTAAATCTAGATTTAAAATATTTTATCAATCTATTTATGATAACAAAATAAGATTTTGGCTATTTAAAAGACTTACAGATAAAGAGTTTAAAAAACAACTAAAAAATTTAGATTAA
- a CDS encoding ABC transporter substrate-binding protein — translation MIDQINRTVTLNTPPKRIISLVPSQTELLVDLGLEDFIVGITKFCIHPKHLKKSKTNVGGTKNIKIDIIKELKPDIILCNKEENTKEIVQECEKIAPTHVSDIFSLEDTKELIKQYGTIFNKKNEALSLLDKLNFEIWSFSNFIKDKDYKKVAYFIWRKPWMVSGNNNFINHLLTLNKFSNIYVNKDRYPEIDITKIQEEGNPDLILLSSEPYPFKEKHAFEIQEHIQHAKILFVDGEMFSWYGSRLLKAFDYFKQLHNRI, via the coding sequence TTGATAGATCAAATTAACAGAACAGTTACATTAAATACTCCCCCTAAAAGAATTATCTCATTAGTTCCAAGTCAAACAGAACTTTTGGTTGATTTAGGGTTAGAAGATTTTATTGTTGGTATTACAAAGTTTTGTATTCACCCTAAACACCTTAAAAAAAGCAAAACTAATGTTGGAGGCACAAAGAATATTAAAATTGACATCATTAAAGAGCTCAAACCAGATATTATTCTATGCAATAAAGAAGAGAATACTAAAGAAATAGTTCAAGAATGTGAAAAAATAGCACCAACCCATGTTTCTGATATTTTCAGTTTAGAAGACACTAAAGAGCTTATTAAACAATACGGCACTATTTTTAACAAAAAAAATGAAGCCCTTAGCCTTTTAGATAAACTAAATTTTGAAATCTGGAGCTTCAGTAATTTTATAAAAGATAAAGATTATAAAAAAGTAGCATATTTCATTTGGAGAAAACCTTGGATGGTTTCTGGAAATAATAATTTCATTAATCATTTACTAACCCTTAATAAATTTAGTAATATTTACGTAAACAAAGATCGCTATCCCGAAATTGATATCACTAAAATCCAAGAAGAAGGAAACCCTGATTTAATTTTATTGTCCTCAGAACCTTACCCTTTTAAAGAAAAGCATGCTTTTGAAATACAAGAACACATTCAACACGCAAAAATACTATTTGTAGATGGAGAAATGTTTTCTTGGTATGGCAGTAGACTTTTAAAAGCTTTTGATTACTTCAAACAATTACACAACAGAATTTGA
- a CDS encoding DUF4197 domain-containing protein produces the protein MKKVLIVFIAIQFVGCAELQKVVNQIPNKGILSQGQIGSGLRQALDNGIKHQVSKLTSKDGFYRNELVKILLPKELQGVDKALRKIGLSNIADEGIKVLNRAAEDAVKTATPIFVNAVKEITFNDAKNILLGEQNAATSYLEGKTKTTLYGKFNPVIKSSFGKVGADKVWKNLISKYNSIPFVKRVNPDLTDYVTTEALKGVFQMIAVEEKGIREKVGLRNTDLLRRVFALQDRS, from the coding sequence ATGAAAAAAGTATTAATAGTATTCATAGCTATCCAGTTTGTTGGTTGTGCTGAGTTACAAAAAGTAGTAAATCAAATACCTAATAAAGGAATTTTATCTCAAGGTCAAATAGGTAGTGGACTTCGTCAAGCATTAGATAATGGAATTAAACACCAAGTATCTAAATTAACATCTAAAGATGGGTTTTATAGAAATGAATTAGTGAAAATTTTGTTACCAAAAGAGCTACAAGGCGTAGATAAAGCTTTGCGTAAAATTGGTCTAAGTAATATTGCAGACGAAGGAATTAAGGTTTTAAATAGAGCTGCAGAAGATGCGGTAAAAACTGCAACACCTATTTTTGTAAATGCAGTTAAAGAAATTACTTTTAATGATGCTAAAAACATTTTATTAGGAGAGCAAAATGCTGCAACTTCATATTTAGAAGGAAAAACTAAAACAACCTTATATGGTAAGTTTAACCCTGTAATTAAGAGTTCATTTGGAAAAGTGGGAGCTGATAAAGTTTGGAAAAATTTAATATCAAAGTACAATAGTATTCCATTTGTTAAAAGAGTTAATCCAGATTTAACTGATTATGTAACAACAGAGGCATTAAAAGGTGTTTTTCAAATGATAGCTGTTGAAGAAAAGGGGATTCGAGAAAAAGTTGGATTGCGAAATACTGATTTACTTAGAAGAGTTTTTGCATTACAAGATAGAAGTTAA
- a CDS encoding LytTR family DNA-binding domain-containing protein has product MEISALIVDDENLARIRIKKLIEQHGLLNVIGDCSNGKNAIKKINSLNPDVVFLDIKIKDMTGFDIIEKINLPKKPIFIFVTAYNEFALKAFDYFAFDYLLKPFKEDRFITTINKIVEQKQKEEISGFQHSLENILDIVKEKQIIDQHTNNKKISIKSGNKISFIDIDSIKYISASGYYVEIFTIDNKKYLLRESLSSIINRLNSNNFMRIHRSTIINSNFINEIITSNYGETDVKINDNKTFRVSKGYKKEFQEMMGVK; this is encoded by the coding sequence ATGGAAATTTCTGCCTTAATAGTTGATGATGAAAATCTTGCTAGAATTAGAATAAAAAAACTTATTGAACAACATGGTTTATTAAATGTTATTGGAGACTGCTCTAACGGAAAAAACGCAATTAAAAAAATAAACAGTCTTAATCCTGATGTCGTTTTTCTTGACATTAAAATTAAGGACATGACAGGTTTTGATATTATTGAAAAAATAAACCTTCCTAAAAAACCTATTTTTATTTTCGTTACAGCCTATAATGAATTCGCTTTAAAAGCCTTTGACTATTTTGCTTTTGACTATTTATTAAAACCTTTTAAAGAAGATAGATTTATAACTACCATAAATAAAATAGTAGAACAAAAACAAAAAGAAGAAATTTCTGGTTTTCAACATAGTTTAGAAAACATCCTTGACATTGTTAAAGAAAAACAAATCATTGACCAACATACAAATAACAAAAAAATAAGTATTAAATCTGGTAATAAAATTTCATTTATAGATATTGATTCTATTAAATACATTTCAGCTTCTGGTTACTATGTAGAAATTTTCACCATTGATAATAAAAAATATCTACTTCGCGAATCATTATCTAGTATAATTAATAGGCTTAATTCTAATAATTTTATGCGAATTCACAGGTCTACAATTATAAATTCTAATTTTATAAACGAAATTATTACATCTAATTATGGTGAAACAGATGTGAAAATTAATGATAATAAAACTTTTAGAGTTAGTAAAGGATATAAAAAGGAGTTTCAAGAAATGATGGGAGTTAAATGA